One genomic segment of Mycolicibacterium psychrotolerans includes these proteins:
- a CDS encoding MFS transporter translates to MSLTASPLNHRVASTSKPLAALVVTLVAALAINVETTIVNVALPTLNAELGASTRGLQWIVDSYNLAFAALVLAGGTVGDKFGRRRTLIAGLVLFAAGSVGAALCTTTDELILMRVVMGVASALIYPTTLAIITDTFRDPRRRAAAIGAWGAVTGLGVAIGPILGGALLEKFWWGSLFLALAPIALLAALAAPWAIRAAAPADRTRVDLGGVAVSVILLGALVYTIIEAPTRGWGSAATLGGFTVALCAALIFIWWERSRPNPLIDVSLFANLRFSAASGAVTVAFFALFGFIFLITQFMQLLQGFSPLGTGVRILPVALSIAIGSVLGTRLAVTRIGTKSIVTVGLLMMAASFAWISVIDLGVSYLEMAAQMVLLGGGLGLTTAPATDSIMGVVRPEQAGAGSAVNDATRQVGGTLGVAVIGSIFATLYGNGLGDNPAVAALPTALRDLVGEGLAQGLGVAAQAPEPVATALRTGVADAFLSGLQAGCLTATAVCVAGAVFVAVFLPAHPRTAVPA, encoded by the coding sequence ATGTCGCTCACCGCGTCCCCGCTCAATCACCGCGTGGCATCGACGTCGAAACCGCTTGCCGCGCTTGTCGTCACGCTGGTGGCCGCACTGGCGATCAACGTGGAGACGACGATCGTCAACGTCGCTCTGCCCACCCTGAATGCCGAACTGGGCGCGTCGACCCGCGGGCTGCAGTGGATCGTCGACTCCTACAACCTGGCGTTCGCCGCGCTCGTCCTCGCGGGCGGCACCGTCGGCGACAAGTTCGGCCGGCGGCGCACGCTCATCGCGGGCCTGGTGCTGTTCGCCGCGGGCAGCGTCGGTGCGGCGCTGTGCACGACGACCGATGAGCTGATCCTGATGCGGGTGGTGATGGGTGTGGCGTCGGCGCTGATCTATCCGACCACGCTGGCGATCATCACCGACACGTTCCGCGACCCGCGTCGGCGCGCCGCGGCGATCGGGGCGTGGGGGGCGGTGACGGGACTGGGCGTCGCGATCGGCCCGATCCTCGGCGGAGCGCTGCTCGAAAAGTTCTGGTGGGGAAGCCTTTTCCTGGCGTTGGCACCCATCGCGTTGCTGGCAGCACTCGCCGCTCCGTGGGCGATCCGGGCCGCGGCGCCGGCGGACCGCACCCGAGTGGACCTCGGCGGGGTGGCCGTGTCGGTGATCCTGCTCGGCGCCCTGGTGTACACGATCATCGAGGCACCCACCCGCGGATGGGGCAGTGCCGCGACGCTCGGCGGCTTCACGGTTGCGCTCTGTGCCGCACTGATCTTCATCTGGTGGGAACGCAGCAGGCCAAATCCGCTGATCGACGTGTCGCTGTTCGCCAACCTCAGATTCAGCGCCGCCAGCGGCGCGGTCACCGTCGCGTTCTTCGCGCTGTTCGGGTTCATCTTCCTGATCACCCAGTTCATGCAGTTGCTCCAAGGCTTCAGCCCCCTGGGTACCGGCGTGCGCATCCTGCCGGTCGCCCTGTCGATCGCGATCGGCTCGGTGCTCGGCACCCGATTGGCGGTCACCCGAATCGGTACGAAATCAATTGTCACAGTAGGGCTTTTGATGATGGCTGCGTCGTTCGCCTGGATCTCGGTGATCGACCTCGGCGTCTCCTACCTCGAGATGGCGGCGCAGATGGTGCTGCTGGGCGGAGGACTGGGCCTGACCACCGCGCCGGCGACCGACTCGATCATGGGAGTGGTGCGGCCCGAGCAGGCGGGCGCGGGCTCGGCCGTCAACGACGCCACCCGCCAGGTCGGCGGAACGCTCGGGGTCGCCGTCATCGGCAGCATCTTCGCGACCCTCTACGGCAACGGCCTCGGCGACAACCCGGCCGTCGCCGCGCTACCCACCGCCCTGCGCGACCTGGTGGGCGAAGGCCTGGCCCAGGGGCTCGGTGTGGCGGCGCAGGCGCCCGAACCGGTGGCGACGGCTCTGCGCACCGGGGTGGCCGACGCGTTCCTGTCCGGGCTGCAGGCGGGGTGCCTGACGGCGACCGCAGTGTGTGTCGCGGGCGCGGTGTTCGTCGCCGTGTTCTTGCCCGCCCACCCACGCACGGCGGTCCCGGCATGA